GCCCCCGTCAGCCCGCTCACCAACGACTGGGGATGAGCGAACCGGGGTGACCGCGGCCGCACGCACGGCGGCGGCCCTCACCTCCGGGACTCCGGCCGGCCCTCTGCGGGAGCACGCCCCGGCCGATCCCCACGCCACCTCACGCTCCACCCCTCCAGCCACACCCACCGGGCATCGTCGTGCCCGAAACACGATCAGGAGACCACCATGTCGAAGAACCTCAAGCGCGCGGCCCTCACCGTCATCGGCGCCGTCACCGCCGCCGGGCTGCTGCTGCCCGCCACCGCCCAGGCCGCCACCGGCCCGGCGCCCGCACCGGCTCCGGCCGCGTCCCAGCAGGCCGGAGCCACGGCCTCGGGTTACTACCGGACGGAGATCTTCGTCGACGCGATGGGCCGGATCGGGGAGCTCATCGGGAGCGTGCTGAGCGACCTCATCATGGAGAAGCAGCGGCCCGAGTTCGTGCACCGTCAGCTCGACGAGACCATGAAGGCCTACCCGGCCCACAACGTCATGATCATCAACGACAAGCTCGACTACTCCCTGGACCTCCGGGGCGTGGTCGCCAACGCCCGCGTCACCCAGGGCAGCGCCACCTACCGCGTCCTCGCCTTCACGTCGGGCACGATCGTCAACCGGGGCGACGGCGGCTGGAGCAACTGGGGATTCGGCGGCTGGTTCACCCGCAACGGCAACTCGGTGACCTTCACCGGCTGAGCCTGACCGCCCCATCCGACCCCTCCGTGTCTTCCTCGGGCCTTGCCGTTCACGCAGTCGGGCCGGTCTCCTCGCGGAAACCGGCCCGCGCCGTGTCCACCTCGGGCCCCGGGCCCCTGATCCGAAGGAGAGACCGTGGAACACCGGGTCCGACTCTCCGGAGCACCCGAAGCCGCCCCCGAACTGGCCTGCCTGCGCGTCCTGTCCCAGCTCCCGCCGAACTGGTCCGGCGAGATCCGCGAATGCGGAACCGGGTACGCGATCCTCGCCCTGCGCACGGACGCGTCGGCCGAAGACGTCGCCGCACGGGTCGACGAGGTGATCGCCGAGCTGCCGCTGCGCGGGTGGAAACGAAGCTGACATGGAAGGAACTCAGGTGATTTTGGTGAACTCGACGGTCACGGCCTGGTCGTTCCAACTGCCGAGCTGGGATTCCCAGCCCACGGCCAGGTACCTGCCGTCCCGGTTCCGCAGCCCCATCTGGCAGTCGCCCAGCTGCTGGACGGAAGAGATCCTGAACTGCCAATTCGCCGGCATCGAGAAGTTGTAGTCCCTGCCGTTGCAGGACTCTCCGCGAAATTCGATGCGCGACCCGGTGTAGCCGTTGTGCTCGTAGGCGATTCCGATGGTCCTGCTTCCCTGGCCCATCGTGATCAGGTCGTATCCCGACTCCGCCGCGCCGGCCGGCGAGGCCGCACCGAACGACAACAGGGCTGCGGCGAGAACGCCCAGAACCTTCTTGTTCATCTGTGGAACCACCCTCGTGTGATCAAGCTCGACTGGTGGCGGAAGCTATCGGATCCGTTTGATCGTCGGGCAGGCCGCATCCGGGGAATGGCTTATTCCTCCTGCGCCCGGATTGAATCTGGCCGGATCCCGCCAAAAGAGCACCGGCCCCTGTCGGCCGCCCATTGCGCAAGGGAAATCCGACGTGTTCCGAAGGGCAACCGAAATTGCCCGCCCGGCCTTCCGGGAACCTGCCCGAACCGCCTTTTCCAGATGCCCGGCAGGCCCTTCGCGAAGGCATGCGAGGGCACCCGGGGCGCGGCGGGACGGCGTCGAAAGGCGCGGTCGGACGGGGCGACGGCGCGGACCGGGGCGCGGGCAGGGGCACGGGCGGCGCCGCGGCCGGCGGACCGGCGGCGGCAGGCCTCCGGCCCGGGCCGGGAGACGGCCTAGAGGATCACGTGGGGCAGGAAGCGGGCGTACTCGTCCGTGACGGGCCCCGCCGATTCGCGGATGCCGAGCCCGGCCGCCTCGTCCTCGACGACCCAGGCGCCCAGCACCACCCGGTTGCCGTCGAAGTCGGGCAGCGGGGCCAGCTCCTGGTAGCAGTACCGCTCCCCCGGCTCTGGTACGAAGGGCTCGCCCCCGGCGCCCGGCGCGTGCAGGGTGACCCCGGCGCCCTCGCGGCCCAGCAGCGGCTTGGCCACGTATCCGGCGGCGTCGGGCCCGGCGAGCTCGCGCGGCCCGTCGAGGTAGGCGGGCAGCAGGTTCGGGTGCTCGGGGAAGAGCTCCCACAGGATCGCGAGCAGGGCCTTGTTGGACAGCAGCATCTTCCACAGGGGCTCGATCCAGCAGGTGCTGCCGGAGCCGCCGCCGTGGTCGTAGGTGCCCAGGACCTGCGGTCCGAACGTGTCGGTGGCCAGCCACTCCCACGGGTAGAGCTTGAAGCAACTGCGGATGAAGCGGAGGTTCATGTCGACGAACCGGCCGGACAGCGCGTCCCAGCCGATCTGCTCGACGGACAGCGCCTGGGTGTCGATGCCGGCCTGCTCCGCGGTCTCCTGGAGGTAGGCGACCGTCATCAGGTCCTCGCCCAGCTCGTCGGTCTCGGAGTGCGCGAAGTGCAGCGGCCCGGGCGGCAGCAGCTCGGCCTGCCGGCGCCAGGCCTCGACGAGCCGCTCGTGCAGGGAGTTCCACTGGTCGGCGCCCGGGAAGCGCTCCTCCATCCAGAACCACTGCGGGCTGGCCGCCTCCACCAGCGAGGTGGGGGTGTCGGCGTTGTACTCCAGCATCTTGGCGGGACCGCCGCCGTCGTAGCGCAGGTCGAACCGGCCGTACAGGGAGGGCTGTTCGGCGCGCCGAAGCCAGGACTCGGTGATCATGGCGACCAGTCCGGGGTCGGTGATGCCGAGGTCGGCGAACCGGTCCCGCTCGACGATGTGCGCGGCCGCGGCCAGGCACATGGCGTGCAGCTCCTCGACGACGTTCTCCAGAGCCTCGACCTCGGGCAGGGAGAAGGAGTAGTAGGCGCTCTCGTCCCAGTAGGGCCGCAGGGAGTCGTCCGGGTAGCGGGTGAGGGGGTAGATCAGCCCCTGCTCCTCGACGGTCTTCTGCCAGTCGGGGCGGGGCTCGATGGTGTGCCGCTGCATCGGTGTCGGGTTCCTCGGGTCACTGGGGTACGGCCGGCGGTGCGCGGGTCCCGGGTCCGGCTGTCCGGTTCCGGTCCTCCCGGCGGGGTCAGCCGCCGCTGGACCCGGAGCTGGAGTGGCCGCCTATGCCCTTGCGGGTGACGGCGGACTTGTCGAAGCTGCCGCCGGAGACCTTGCCGGCCACCACGCTGCCGCCGTAGTAGTAGGCGCCGCGGCCCCCGCTCTTGCACTCCTTGTTGTTCAGCTTCTCCAGCGTGGTGCGGGACGCGCAGCGCTTGTCCGGCTCGTCGCTGCTGCCGCAGGCGACGAGCGTGGCCGCGAGCAGGCCCATCCCGCCGAGCGCGACGGCGCCCGAGCGCATGCGGCGCTGATTGGTGCTGCTGCTGTCCATGTGGCTGCTCCCCCTGGGTGGCGGTCGTGCCGACAGACTAGAACGGGCTCCCCGGTGGACGGAATCCGGCCGCCGCGAGATCCGTGACCTAGAGTCGGTCCGTGCTGATTGGGATGGTTTGCGCGCTCGGGGCGGCGGTCTGCTTCGGTACGGCCTCGGTCCTCCAGGCGGTCGCGGCCCGCGCCGCCGAGCCGGGGACCGGGTCCGGGGTGGACCCGGCGCTGTTCCTGCGCGCCGTACGGCAGTGGCGCTACCTGGCGGGGCTCGGCCTGGACGCGGTCGGCTTCGTGCTCCAGATCATCGCGCTGCGCCACGTCCCGATCTACGCGGTGGGCGCCGCGCTGGCCGCCAGCCTGGCGGTGACGGCGGTGGTCGCGGCGCGGCTGCTGCGGGTGCGGCTGTCGCGTACCGAGTGGGGCGCGGTGGCGGTGGTGTGCGCCGGGCTGCTGATGCTGGGGCTGGCCTCCGGCGAGGAGGGCTCGGGCACCGGCCCGCCCGGGCTGGCGTACGGGCTGCTGGCGGTCACCGGGCTGGTGCTGCTGGTCGGCGCGGTGGCGGGCCGGCTGCCGGACCGTACGCGGGCGCTCGTCCTGGGCCTGGCGGCCGGGACGGGCTTTGGCGTCGTGGAGGTGGCGGTCCGGCTGATCGACGGCTTCTCCTGGCAGGAGCTCGCCAACCCGGCCCTGTACGCGCTGCTCGTGGGCGGCGGCGCGGCCTTCCTCCTGCTCACCTCGGCGCTGCAACGCGGCTCGGTGACGGCGGCGACGGCCGGCCTGGTGCTCGGCGAGACGATCGGCCCGGCGCTGGTGGGGGTCGTCTGGCTGGGCGACCGCACCCGCGAGGGCCTGGCCTGGCTCGCCGTCCTGGGCTTCGCCGTCTCGGTCGCCGGAGCCCTTGCGCTGGGCCGCTTCGGCGAACCGGAGCCGGAGCCGGCCCCTACCGGCCCCTGACCCCGCCCACGAACACGGCGAACGCCCGCACCCCGAACTCCACCACGGGCCCACCGGGATCCTTGGAGTCCCGGACCGGAACGACCCCGCCCATGTTCAAGGCGACCTCGACGCAGGCGCCGCCGTTGTCGCTGTACGAGGACGTGAACCAGCGGGGTGATTCGGTCGTCACGGGTGCCCCTTCGCTACGGGAGAGTACGGACCTGCTCCCCCTTGACACCCGCCACGAAGTCGGCGAACGCCCGGGCCGTGAAGCCCAGCACCGGGCCGTTCTCAATCTTCGAGTCGCGAACCGGGACGACACCACGGCAGGGTGCGAGGTTTACGGCGACCTCTACACAGTCACCACCGTTGGCGCTGTAAGAGGACGTGAACCAGCGAGGGGACTCGATCGTGGTCGTCACGGGGTGCCCTTTCGTACCTCATTGATCATGGCGACGGATGCCGCTTGGGACAGCGATTCGGCCTGTAGCTGATGGTAGGCCGTCAACAGGGGCAGGACGGCGGCGCTCTCTCGGTCCACATGCCCCTGTGCGTGGGTCTCGGCGTACGCGACCATGGAACGGTCCACCAACGTGAGCAGGTTGACCGGAAGATTGAACGGTCGTCGTTCACCCATGTCGAAGGGGGCCACCTGAAGCACGGTGTTCGGTAGCTCCGCAAAGTCGATCAGACTCGCCAACTGCGCATCCATGACACCGGAGCCACCGATCGGACGACGGATGCAACTCTCGTCCATCACCACGAGCACCATGGGCGGTCCGGGCCGGGTCAACGACGCCTGTCGCTTCGCGAGGAACGAGACGCGCTCGTCAGCTTGCTCCGGCGTGATGGCACCCCGGCGCACATCACCGCGAGTCAAAGCCTGAGCGTACTCCGACGTCTGCAACAAGCCCGGGATGATCCCCATGTTGAAGAGCCGGATCTCCACAGCGACCCCCTCGTGTTTGACGTACTCGGGGAACCCCTCCAGCAGCGCCGTGTTCCGTACTGCGCGACTTCGACGTTCGAACTGGTCTCCGGTCCCCAGCGCCCTGTCCGCGCTTGCCGCGAAACGGGCAGTTGGAGGTCGCCGACCGGTTTCGACGGCCGAGATGTGCGTGCCGGAGCATCCCATCCGGACCCCCAACTCGTCCTGGGTCCAGCCGCGCTCGTCCCGCAACGTGCGAAGACGCTGCCCGAACTCCGCGCCGGGCGACGCCTCCGGGTCCAGCTCCTTGCGATTCAACTGCTCCCGCCTAACTATCCGTTCAATTCCTACAAGTTGAAGACTTCCCACTCACGCACCACGCTGAACCCACCCGGTAGTGGAACGACTACGCAGAGGAGCGGCGCCATGCCCGACGCAGGCAACGAGTGGCGGCAGCGGTTCAGCAGTACCCGGCGGGGCGCTCGGCTGGCTCGGCACCTGGCGGTGCTCGAACTGTGCCGGTGGGGTTATCCGTTGGGCGGGGGCGAGTCCGAGCGGGTCGGGCAGGTCGTCGCCGAGCTGGCGGCCAACGCCGTGGCGCACGGCTGCGTGCCCGGCCGGGACTTCGAGCTCGGGCTGCGGGAGCTGGACGAGGTGCTGCGGGTGGAGGTGTCCGACGCGCGGGCCGGGGAGCGCCCCCGGGTCCGGCCGGGCTCGCCGGACCGGCCCGCCGAGCACGGCCACGGCCTGCGGATCGTCGAGGCGCTGTGCGTGGCCTGGGGCGTTTCCGGCCGGGTGGTCGGCAAGACCGTGTGGGCCGAGGTGGCCCGGCGGCCGGCTACGGCAGCGCGGCCGTGAGGGCCTCCAGGGTGGGGGTCCAGGCGCTGTCCGGCGGGGTGCCGTAGCCCACGACCAGGGCGTCGCGCGGGGGCAGGCCGGCCTGGGGGTGGCGGTAGCGGGACATGCCCTCCAGGGCGAGGTCCTGCCAGGCCGCGGACTGGACCACCGAGCGTTCGGTGCCCGGCGGGAGGTCCAGGACCGCGTGCAGGCCCGCGGCGATGCCGGAGACGGCCGCCCGCCCGGCCACGGCCGCGACCAGCTCGTCCCGGCGGCGCCGGTAGCGCAGCCGCATGCCGCGCACGTGCCGGTCGTACGCCCCGGAGGTGATGAACTCCGCCAGCGTCAGCTGGTCCAGCGCGCTGGAGCTGCGGTCGGTGGCTCCCTTGGCGGCCAACACCTCGCCCATCAGCCCCGGCGGGACCACCATCCAGCCCATCCGCAGCCCCGGGGCGAGGGACTTGCTGGCCGTGCCGAGGTAGACCACCCGGTCGGGGTCCAGGCCCTGGAGCGCGCCCACCGACTGCCGGTCGTAGCGGAACTCCCCGTCGTAGTCGTCCTCCAGGACCAGCCCGCCCGTGGTCCTCGCCCAGTCGACGGCCGCCGCCCTGCGGCCCGGGGTCAGGGCGACGCCCGTCGGGAACTGGTGCGCCGGGGTCAGGAGCACCGCGCCGGCCGCCGCCGTCAGGTCTCCGGTACGGGCCCCCTCCGCGTCCACGCCCAGCGGCCGCGTCCGCAGGCCGGCCCGGGCCAGCAGGTCCCGGTGGATGTCGAGGCCGTACCCCTCCACCGCCATCTCCCGCACCCGGCGGGCCCGCACCACCGCGGCCGTCACGGCCAGCGCGTGCGCGAAGCCGGCGGTCAGCACGATCCGCTCCGGGTCCGCGTACACGCCGCGGGCCCGTGCCAGGTAGCCGGCCAGCGCCTCCCGCAGCTCGATCCGGCCGCGCCCGTCGCTCCCGTACCCGAAGGCCTCGTTCGGGGCGGCGGCCAGGGCCCGCCGGGCCGCCGCCGACCAGGCCGCCCGGGGGAAGCCGCCGAGGTCCGGGGTGCCCGGCACCAGGCTGTGGGCGGGCCGCCCGTGCACGGGGGGACGCACCCGGGCGGCCGCCGCGGCACGGCGCGGGCGCGCCCGCTCGGCGACCCGGGTGCCGGAGCCGTGCCGGGCGGTCAGCCAGCCCTCGGCGACGAGCTCGGCGTACGCCTCGGCCACCGTGTTCCGGGCGATCCCCAGGTCGGCGGCGAGGGTGCGGGAGGACGGAAGGCGGGTGCCGGCCGCCAGCCGGCCGGTCCGCGCGGCGTCGCGCAGCGCCTCGGCGAGCCCGGCGCGCAGCCCGCGTCCGCGGGCCAGGTCCAGGTGCAGGTCGGCTCCGAAAGTGGCCCACGTTTCCGTCATGGATATGGACCATACCGGTGGGCCGCCCGGCTCCTAGAGTGGAGTCATGACCACAGCGAACGGAACCCACGTGACCCACGACCACGGCGACGCCCACGCTCCCGAGCACACCCCCCGCATGCAGCTGGCGAAGCTGGCGCCCGAGGTCTACAAGGCGGTGCTGGCCCTGGAGATCGCCAGCAAGAAGGGGCTGGACCCGGCCCTGGTGGAGCTGGTCAAGATCCGTGCCTCGCAGCTCAACCACTGCGCCTTCTGCCTCGACATGCACAGCAAGGACGCCCTCGCGGCCGGGGAGAGCATCGAGCGGATCGTGCTGCTGAACGCCTGGGAGGAGTCGCGGCACTTCTACACCGAGAAGGAGCTCGCCGCGATCGAGCTGACCGAGGCGGTCACCGTCCTGACGGACGGCTTCGTGCCGGACGCGGTGTACGAGCGGGCCGCGAAGCAGTTCGAGGAGCGCGAGCTGGCCCAGCTGATCGCCGTCATCGCGACGATCAACGTCTGGAACCGGTTCGGCGTGACCACCCGCGGCGTACCGGGCCACTACACCCCGGGCATGTACGGCAAGGCCTGACCCGGCCGGGCCCGGCCGCGCTCACCGAGGGCGGAACGAGTCCACGGCCGCCGTCAGACGGGCCCGGACGGTCGCGGTGTCGGTCGCCGGGCCCGCGGCCAGCAGCGCCCACCGGCCGCCGCCGGGGGCGACGACGATCCGCTCGATCCCGTGGCGGCGTCCGTTCGCCTCGGCGCTGTCGTACTCGTAGACCAGCTCGCAGGAGGTGTCGGACAGCCGCTCGACGCCGACCTCCCGGTAGGCGGGAGTGGCGTCGTCCAGGGCCTGCGAGGACACCCGCAGCAGGTCGCAGGCGCCTACCGTGGCGGGCTCCGTGACCCGGAAGACCTGCAGCAGCGCGCTGCGGTCCCCGGGCGCGCGGTAGAAGGCCCCGCTGCCGGTCTCCTGCGCGCTGCGCTCCCAGCCGGTGGGCACGGCGACCGAGAACCCGTCCTCGTCGAGCACCACCGTGTGGCCGTCCGGGGCGGACGGGCTCTGCGCGGGGCCGGTGGGGGTGGCGCCGCCGGTGTCCGGCGCCGGGTCGGCGCCGGCGGTGGCGTCCTGCCGGGGGTCGTCCGCGGCCGGGCCGGACGGGCCCGGGGTGCCCGCCGCCGGGGGTGCGGCGGGGGCCTTCGGGTCGTCCGGGCCGAGGGCGGCCCACCCGGCCACGGCCGCACCGCCCACGACCGCCGCCGCCACGGCCACCAGCAGCAGCGGCCGCCACCGCGCCGCCGCGCCCCTACCGTCCCCGTCCCCGGGCGGGTACCACGCCGGGTCCGCGGGCGGCGCCTCGTCCTCCACCCAGCGCTGGGTCCGCGGGTCCCACCGGGCGCCGCCCGCGGGGGCCACCGCTCAGCCCGCCAGCGTCGCGAGCAGCGTGCCCAGGGCGGTGGCCGCGTTCACCGGCTCCACCAGCGGGGCCCACCGCTCCAGGGCCGCGCGCAGCCGCCCGGGCAGGCCGGGCGCGATCGCGCCGGTCTCCGCGAGTTCCCCGGCCGCCTCGTCCAGTTCGCCGTCCAGCGCCGTGCGGTCGGCGCTGCGCGGCAGGTGGACGAGGGCGGCGCGCAGGGCGCGTACGGCGGCCAGCAGTTCGGCCGCGCCGGGCGCGTCCGTGGCCGTACCGCCGTGCTCGACCACGGTGTTGGTGACGTGCGACCCCCCGATGCTGAAGGCGCTGCGCTCGATGCGGCCGAACCGCTGCCCGCCGCCCGCGCCCCCGTCCGTACCCGGATCCGCTCCCCCGTCATGCGCCATCGCCGTTCCCCCTGTCCGTCCGGTGGGTGCCGCTCTGATTGCTGTGCCCGCTGCCGCCGACGCTGAAGGCGCTGTGGTCCACCGACCGGATGTACACGCCGCCCTCGGCCACGGTGACCGCCCGTTCGGCGAACTCCTCGGTGTGCCAGCCCGCTTCGTGCAGGGCCAGGGTCACGCCGGCGACGATCCGGTCCTGGACGGTCTTCACGTACCGGTCCACGTCCATGAGCTGGAACAGCGAGGCGTCCGCGCGCGCCGCGAGCTCCCGCACCGAGACGGCCGGGCCGGCCGGGAGCGCGCCGCCGTGGCCGGCGGTGGCGATCTGCCACGGGCCCCGGCCGCCGCCCGAGAGCGTGCTCACGGCCGTGCCGAGCGAGCGCGGGGCCCGCCTGACGGCCCAGACGGCCTTGGCGAAGAAGGTGTTCCGCAGGTGCCGCTGGGCGATGTCGTCGGCCTCCTGGAAGTCCTGGCGCACGGGCAGCAGCACGTGCGGCGCCACCTCCAGCATCAGCATGCCGCCCTGGGTGTGGACCCGTACGAACACGGTGACGACGAGGTTCTCGTCCCAGCCGCCGACCCGGACCCGCAGGAAGTGCCGGCGCCGCTCGCCGCCCTCCTCGACGGCGCCCTCGCGGTGCTCGGCCAGCGCCCGGTCGGACAGGTCGAGCGCGTGCGCTCCGGGCAGTCCGTCGGCCGGCAGGAACACGCACTCGTCGAGGACCAGTTCGCGCAGCCGGTCGAGCACGGCCTCGCGCGCCTCGGGCGATCCGTGCGGGGACGGAGCGCGCAGGGCTTCCAGCCGGGGCCGGACCCGCTCCACGATCCGTGCGTTGTCGAGCGGTTCGGGGACGGCGCCTTCGCGGGGGCGCAGTTCGACCGACAGCTGCCACGGCCGGTGCGGGCGTCCCGCGCCGCAGAACGGGTCGTTCACGCCGTAGAGGACGAGGCCGCCGTGCTGGGTCCGCGCGATCCGCTCCCGGGCCCGCGCGAACCGGGCGCCGGAGGCGGGGTCGGCGGCCGGGTCCGCGTACCGGGCGCGGTTGAGGGAGTTCTTGATGACGTGGGCGAAGTGGCCGCGCTGGAAGCCGAGGACGAGGACGAGCAGCCCGAAGACGATCAGAGCGGTCCAGCCGTACAGGAGTCCGGCGGAGTGGCCGAGCACCGGCAGTCGGACGAGGAAGCCGAGCGGCTCCTGCTCCAGGCCCCGGGTCAGGACGTCGAGGAGGGTGATCCCGTCGCGGGCCGCCGCGACGTGCGTGGTGCCTTCGAGGGTGCCCTGGAGCACGCCCAGGCCGGCGCCGAGGAGCAGGACCCAGCCCGAGGCGCGCAGCAGCAGTTCGAGGAGGCGGCTGCCGCGGCCGGTGCGGTCGCGGCGGCGGGCGATCCGGCCGGCGCCGCCGAGCAGGGCGGCCGGGAGCAGCAGGAAGAGCAGGAGCGCCTGGGCGAGGACCAGCCCGAGGGCCCAGACGGCCGCCACGCCCGCGGCCCAGGCGGCTTCGGCGCGGCGGGCCTGCAGGGCGTGGGCCAGGACGCGCACGGCGTCGAAGCCGTAGGAGGGGGCGACGAAGCGCTCCTCGTGGACGTAGAGCTCCTCGATCACCCGGTCGCGGTAGGCCGCGTCCAGGTAGGTGCCGGCGCACAGCAGCCGTCCCGCCTCGCTGAGGGAGGGGTGCACCGGGCCGCGTTCGCTCGCGTCAACGCCTGTCACCGGTTCCCCCTGGCCGTGTGCGGAGGGACACCGTAAGACGACTGTAGGGGACATGACAGATGGGTTCGCGCCAAAAAGGCCCCGGTGCGCCGCACCGGGGCCTTCGGGTCGACCGGAGCCGGTCGGACCGCTCAGATCAGGCCGAGCTCGCGCACCGCGTCGCGCTCCTCGACGAGCTCCTGCACGGAGGCGTCGATGCGGGCGCGGGAGAACTCGTTGACGTCCAGGCCCTGGACGATCTCGTAGGCGCCGTCCTTGGTGGTGACGGGGAAGGAGGAGATGATGCCCTCCGGCACGCCGTACGAGCCGTCCGACGGGATGCCCATGGAGGTCCAGTCGCCGGCCGCCGTGCCGTTGACCCACGTGTGGACGTGGTCGATGGCGGCGTTCGCGGCGGAGGCGGCGGAGGACGCGCCCCGGGCCTCGATGATCGCGGCGCCGCGCTTGGCGACGGTCGGGATGAAGGTGTCGGCCAGCCACAGCTCGTCGCCGACGACCTCGGCGGCGTTCTTGCCGGCGATCTCCGCGTGGAAGATGTCCGGGTACTGGGTGGCCGAGTGGTTGCCCCAGATGGTCAGGCGCTTGATGTCGGTGACGTCGGCACCGGTCTTCTTCGCCAGCTGCGAGATCGCGCGGTTGTGGTCCAGGCGGGTCATCGCGGTGAAGCGCTCGGCCGGTACGTCCGGGGCGGCGGCCTGCGCGATGAGCGCGTTCGTGTTGGCCGGGTTGCCCACGACCAGGACCTTGATGTCGTCCGCGGCGTGGTCGTTGATGGCCTTGCCCTGCGGCTTGAAGATGCCGCCGTTGGCGGACAGCAGGTCGCCGCGCTCCATGCCCTTGGTACGCGGGCGGGCGCCGACGAGCAGCGCGACGTTGGCGCCCTCGAAGCCCTGGTTCGGGTCGTCGAAGATGTCGATGCCCTTGAGCAGCGGGAAGGCGCAGTCGTCGAGCTCCATGGCGGTGCCCTCGGCGGCCTTCATGCCCTGCGGGATCTCCAGCAGGCGGAGCCTGACCGGCACGTCCGCGCCGAGCAGGTGACCGGAGGCGATGCGGAAGAGCAGCGCGTAGCCGATCTGGCCGGCGGCGCCGGTGACGGTGACATTCACGGGAGTGCGGGTCATGGCCTTCTCCGTTAGACAGCGGGCGGTGGGGCGTCCCTGCCCCATGTGCTGGGAGGACGCCGCTCCCCGGCCCTGTGAATCTTGACGTGAAGAGACATCCGCCGTCAGGCTATCCGACCCCGGCGGGCCCCGGTCCCCCGGTCCCTGTGGTGCGCGGCACACGGACCGTCACGCACGGCCTCGCGCCCTCCGTCACGCCCGCCGTCACGGGGGGTCTCACACGGCGAAGACCTGACCGGTCCGGTGGCCCTCGATCGACTTCACGTACGCGCGGGCGGCGCGCGCGACCGGCACCGGGTCGAAGCCCGCGAAGGTGTCCCCGTACGCGTCGAGGGACTCCTCGAAGACGGTCGGGCTGACCGCGTTGACCCGCTGGCGGCCCGGGAGTTCGACGGCCGCGGCCCGGACGAACGCCTCGACGGCGCCGTTGACCAGCGAGGCCACCGAGCCGGTCAGCAGCGGCTCGCGGGCCAGGATGCCGCTGATCAGGGTGTACGAGGCGTGCGCGGGCAGGCGCAGGGCGCCCTGGCGGACCAGTTCGATCTGGCTGACGGCCTTGCCTTCGAGCCCGGCACGGACGTCGTCGGTGGTCAGCTCGGCCAGCGGCTTCCACGGCACGCTGCCGGCGGCGCACGCGACGGCGTCGACCGCGCCGACCGTCTCGTACATCGCCCGGACGGACTCGGGATCGGTGATGTCGAGGGT
Above is a window of Streptomyces subrutilus DNA encoding:
- a CDS encoding short chain dehydrogenase, which translates into the protein MNAKQKVVLVGARGTLGRAVHAALRERGHEVVTASREGADVTLDITDPESVRAMYETVGAVDAVACAAGSVPWKPLAELTTDDVRAGLEGKAVSQIELVRQGALRLPAHASYTLISGILAREPLLTGSVASLVNGAVEAFVRAAAVELPGRQRVNAVSPTVFEESLDAYGDTFAGFDPVPVARAARAYVKSIEGHRTGQVFAV
- a CDS encoding helix-turn-helix domain-containing protein, which produces MNRKELDPEASPGAEFGQRLRTLRDERGWTQDELGVRMGCSGTHISAVETGRRPPTARFAASADRALGTGDQFERRSRAVRNTALLEGFPEYVKHEGVAVEIRLFNMGIIPGLLQTSEYAQALTRGDVRRGAITPEQADERVSFLAKRQASLTRPGPPMVLVVMDESCIRRPIGGSGVMDAQLASLIDFAELPNTVLQVAPFDMGERRPFNLPVNLLTLVDRSMVAYAETHAQGHVDRESAAVLPLLTAYHQLQAESLSQAASVAMINEVRKGTP
- a CDS encoding ATP-binding protein yields the protein MPDAGNEWRQRFSSTRRGARLARHLAVLELCRWGYPLGGGESERVGQVVAELAANAVAHGCVPGRDFELGLRELDEVLRVEVSDARAGERPRVRPGSPDRPAEHGHGLRIVEALCVAWGVSGRVVGKTVWAEVARRPATAARP
- a CDS encoding DUF397 domain-containing protein produces the protein MTTESPRWFTSSYSDNGGACVEVALNMGGVVPVRDSKDPGGPVVEFGVRAFAVFVGGVRGR
- a CDS encoding PLP-dependent aminotransferase family protein, producing the protein MTETWATFGADLHLDLARGRGLRAGLAEALRDAARTGRLAAGTRLPSSRTLAADLGIARNTVAEAYAELVAEGWLTARHGSGTRVAERARPRRAAAAARVRPPVHGRPAHSLVPGTPDLGGFPRAAWSAAARRALAAAPNEAFGYGSDGRGRIELREALAGYLARARGVYADPERIVLTAGFAHALAVTAAVVRARRVREMAVEGYGLDIHRDLLARAGLRTRPLGVDAEGARTGDLTAAAGAVLLTPAHQFPTGVALTPGRRAAAVDWARTTGGLVLEDDYDGEFRYDRQSVGALQGLDPDRVVYLGTASKSLAPGLRMGWMVVPPGLMGEVLAAKGATDRSSSALDQLTLAEFITSGAYDRHVRGMRLRYRRRRDELVAAVAGRAAVSGIAAGLHAVLDLPPGTERSVVQSAAWQDLALEGMSRYRHPQAGLPPRDALVVGYGTPPDSAWTPTLEALTAALP
- a CDS encoding malate dehydrogenase, translated to MTRTPVNVTVTGAAGQIGYALLFRIASGHLLGADVPVRLRLLEIPQGMKAAEGTAMELDDCAFPLLKGIDIFDDPNQGFEGANVALLVGARPRTKGMERGDLLSANGGIFKPQGKAINDHAADDIKVLVVGNPANTNALIAQAAAPDVPAERFTAMTRLDHNRAISQLAKKTGADVTDIKRLTIWGNHSATQYPDIFHAEIAGKNAAEVVGDELWLADTFIPTVAKRGAAIIEARGASSAASAANAAIDHVHTWVNGTAAGDWTSMGIPSDGSYGVPEGIISSFPVTTKDGAYEIVQGLDVNEFSRARIDASVQELVEERDAVRELGLI
- a CDS encoding DUF397 domain-containing protein — its product is MTTTIESPRWFTSSYSANGGDCVEVAVNLAPCRGVVPVRDSKIENGPVLGFTARAFADFVAGVKGEQVRTLP
- a CDS encoding carboxymuconolactone decarboxylase family protein, which encodes MTTANGTHVTHDHGDAHAPEHTPRMQLAKLAPEVYKAVLALEIASKKGLDPALVELVKIRASQLNHCAFCLDMHSKDALAAGESIERIVLLNAWEESRHFYTEKELAAIELTEAVTVLTDGFVPDAVYERAAKQFEERELAQLIAVIATINVWNRFGVTTRGVPGHYTPGMYGKA
- a CDS encoding glutathionylspermidine synthase family protein; the protein is MQRHTIEPRPDWQKTVEEQGLIYPLTRYPDDSLRPYWDESAYYSFSLPEVEALENVVEELHAMCLAAAAHIVERDRFADLGITDPGLVAMITESWLRRAEQPSLYGRFDLRYDGGGPAKMLEYNADTPTSLVEAASPQWFWMEERFPGADQWNSLHERLVEAWRRQAELLPPGPLHFAHSETDELGEDLMTVAYLQETAEQAGIDTQALSVEQIGWDALSGRFVDMNLRFIRSCFKLYPWEWLATDTFGPQVLGTYDHGGGSGSTCWIEPLWKMLLSNKALLAILWELFPEHPNLLPAYLDGPRELAGPDAAGYVAKPLLGREGAGVTLHAPGAGGEPFVPEPGERYCYQELAPLPDFDGNRVVLGAWVVEDEAAGLGIRESAGPVTDEYARFLPHVIL